The following coding sequences lie in one Arachis stenosperma cultivar V10309 chromosome 5, arast.V10309.gnm1.PFL2, whole genome shotgun sequence genomic window:
- the LOC130981023 gene encoding leucine-rich repeat receptor protein kinase HPCA1-like: MAEPGQSEKAVIPCEEDLRERPLAIKEDLSFNKGLKGPLSPEIGDLSNLNILILAGCSFNGSIPDALANLSQLSFFHFNKNQLSGTILPNFSALTWFSYMYYLMEMIYLILYQKH, encoded by the exons ATGGCTGAACCTGGACAGAGTGAAAAGGCAGTGATTCCctgtgaggaagacctcagggaACGTCCACTGGCCATTAAGGA GGACTTGTCATTCAACAAAGGTTTAAAAGGTCCTCTGTCTCCAGAGATAGGAGACTTAAGCAATCTGAATATTCT CATCTTGGCTGGTTGTAGCTTCAATGGCAGCATTCCAGATGCATTGGCGAATCTTTCACAGCTATCCTTCTT CCATTTCAATAAGAACCAGCTTTCAGGTACCATTCTCCCAAACTTTTCAGCTCTGACATGGTTCTCATACATGT ATTATTTGATGGAAATGATTTATCTGATTCTATACCAGAAACATTAG